TTAATGCGCGTGTCGAAAAGCGCGCCCTTAATGTGCTAATATGATTATGATTTTTGCGACGGGGGCAATATCGAGGAGCAAAAGCTTCGTAATATAGATAATATTATATATGCGGAAAAAGGAGATTGAAAATCTTGAATACTAATGAAATTAGAACTTTGTTTCTAAACTTCTTTGCTTCTAAGGGGCATGCGATAGTTAGTAGCTCGTCTTTGGTTCCGGTGGGGGATCCAACGCTGCTGTTTGTCAATGCTGGCATGGTTCAGTTTAAGGATTTATTTCTAGGTACGCAAAAACGGGATTACGTTCGCGCTGCTACTAGCCAAAAGTGTCTCCGCATTTCGGGAAAGCACAATGATTTGGAAAACGTTGGCCGCACGGCTAGGCATCACACTTTTTTTGAGATGTTAGGCAATTTTTCCTTTGGCGATTATTTTAAGGAAGAAGCCATTTTGTTTGCATGGGAGTTTTTGACGAAGGAGCTAAACCTGCCCAAAAATAGGCTATGGGTAACTGTGTTTAGAGACGACGACGAAGCGGCCGAGCTTTGGCGCACTCGCACAGATGTGTTGGACGGTCGAATACTTCGTTTTGGTGAGGAAGATAACTTTTGGGCAATGGGCGACACTGGGCCTTGTGGCCCATGTTCGGAGATTCACTATTATATCGGTAACGATCCGGAGAACCAGAGCGCTGAACAGATGAGAAGTGGGACTGGCGAGTATCTGGAAATTTGGAATCTCGTTTTTATGCAGTTTAATCGTGCAGCTAGCGGGGAGCTCACCTCACTTCCCAAGCCGTCAGTGGATACGGGCATGGGGCTCGAGCGCATTGCTGCCGTAAAACAAATGGTGGCATCTAACTATGATTCAGACTTGCTTCGCCATATCATTTCGTTTGTGGAAAATTTGTCTAAGAAAAAATACGTCGGCAAGGATTACACTGAACGGGACTTAAGCGAAGATTTGCAGTACGCAACTGATGTTGCAATGCGAGTCATAACGGATCATTCTCGAGCTTGCGCTTTCTTAGTAGCCGATGAAGTTAATCCCGGTAGCGACGGACGAGGTTACGTATTGCGCCGACTGATTAGACGAGCATGTCGCCATGGAAAAGCTTTGGGTTTTAACCAAGCATTTCTGTACGAGGTTGCTGCTGAAGTCGTTCGCACGTATGGCGAAACTTATCCGGAGCTAAAAAAATCAGCCAGTCGCATTTCTAAAATTATTCGAGCTGAGGAAGAGAAATTCATAGAAACCTTGGATACGGGCATGTCTCTTTTAACAAAGGAGATCGAGGCGGTTAAAACAAAGTCGAGCCGAGTTTTTCCGGGAGAAATTGCTTTTACTCTCCACGATACTTATGGCTTCCCCCTAGATATGACAGAGGACATAGTAAAAAACTATGGGTTTTCGGTGGATACTCGTGGGTTTGACAGAGAAATGGAAAAACAGCGAGAGCGTTCACGACAATCTCGTTCTCAGGAAAGCTCGCTAGTGTTGCAGCGGGTCGTTAAATCTATTCCAACACAGTTTGTTGGCTATGAGTATGCTGAATATGAGTCTAGTATCGCTGGCTTGTTTGACGAGAGTGGCGAAATCGAAGTGGTAAAAACTGGCGACCAAGTCATTTTAGTCGCCAAAGAAACGCCCTTTTATGCAGAATCCGGAGGGCAAGTTGGTGACACCGGTGCTATTAGCTCTAAGAATGCGTCCCTTGAGGTAATCGATGTTCAGAAAGTTTCTGGAGACACTATTGCTCATATCTGCCTAGTTAAAGAGGGTGAATTATGCAAGGGAGAAGCGATTAGGCTAGCTATTGATGATGCGAGGCGAAAGGCTATAAGAGCTAATCATTCGGCAACTCATCTGCTGCATTCGGCTCTGCGCGGAGTATTGGGCGAGCATGTGAAACAAGCTGGTTCTAAAGTTTCGGATTTGGGTTTTCGTTTCGACTTTTCTCATTTTGAGCCAGTCTCTGCTTCTCAGTTGGAAGACATAGAGACAGTAGTAA
This genomic window from Deltaproteobacteria bacterium contains:
- the alaS gene encoding alanine--tRNA ligase, which produces MNTNEIRTLFLNFFASKGHAIVSSSSLVPVGDPTLLFVNAGMVQFKDLFLGTQKRDYVRAATSQKCLRISGKHNDLENVGRTARHHTFFEMLGNFSFGDYFKEEAILFAWEFLTKELNLPKNRLWVTVFRDDDEAAELWRTRTDVLDGRILRFGEEDNFWAMGDTGPCGPCSEIHYYIGNDPENQSAEQMRSGTGEYLEIWNLVFMQFNRAASGELTSLPKPSVDTGMGLERIAAVKQMVASNYDSDLLRHIISFVENLSKKKYVGKDYTERDLSEDLQYATDVAMRVITDHSRACAFLVADEVNPGSDGRGYVLRRLIRRACRHGKALGFNQAFLYEVAAEVVRTYGETYPELKKSASRISKIIRAEEEKFIETLDTGMSLLTKEIEAVKTKSSRVFPGEIAFTLHDTYGFPLDMTEDIVKNYGFSVDTRGFDREMEKQRERSRQSRSQESSLVLQRVVKSIPTQFVGYEYAEYESSIAGLFDESGEIEVVKTGDQVILVAKETPFYAESGGQVGDTGAISSKNASLEVIDVQKVSGDTIAHICLVKEGELCKGEAIRLAIDDARRKAIRANHSATHLLHSALRGVLGEHVKQAGSKVSDLGFRFDFSHFEPVSASQLEDIETVVNAAIREDLDVNTQVLKFDEAVKCGAMALFGEKYGDLVRVVRMGNRSLELCGGTHVGRTGEIGLMTVVSESGISAGVRRLEARAGTSGLAEMLARRRLLGELSELLRVGSAELCSRVEGLLERNAKLERQVEHLDKMLTTARGADLVASAVVLPDGVKVIAKRLESVAPKQLREMADDLKQRLGQGCIALASVNEGKVVILTAVTDNLTNKYHAGKLIQELSKVVGGSGGGGRADMAQAGGGDPHKLELALERFRECVS